Proteins encoded in a region of the Phoenix dactylifera cultivar Barhee BC4 chromosome 3, palm_55x_up_171113_PBpolish2nd_filt_p, whole genome shotgun sequence genome:
- the LOC103701030 gene encoding ABC transporter I family member 20 has translation MAEQNGGGGGAAVVVEVNNLRFTYPGIDGHPPPGSKPIIDDLSLSLRAGDRCLLVGSNGAGKTTILKILGGKHMVEPEMVRVLGRSAFHDTALTSSGDLSYLGGEWRRDVAFAGFEVTIQMDISAQKMIYGVSGIDPGRREELIKVLDIDLSWRMHKASDGQRRRVQICMGLLRPFKVLLLDEITIDLDVLARANLLRYLKKECVERGATIIYATHIFDGLEDWPSHIVYVAHGKLQLALPLGKVKEMSNLSLMRTVESWLRKERDEDRKRRRERQENGLPEHDKPVEGSRVVGDPARRAVQVMNNGWDAGRLHSTIAGEENFFFSSNRVLRQ, from the exons ATGGCGGAGCagaacggcggcggcggcggcgcggcggtggtggtggaggtCAATAACCTACGGTTCACCTACCCCGGGATTGACGGGCACCCGCCCCCGGGTTCCAAGCCCATCATcgatgatctctccctctccctccgcgCCGGAGACCGCTGCCTCCTCGTCGGATCCAACGGCGCAG GGAAGACGACGATTCTGAAGATATTAGGGGGGAAGCACATGGTGGAGCCGGAGATGGTTCGGGTATTGGGGCGGTCGGCCTTCCACGACACCGCTCTCACCTCCTCTGGCGATCTTTCCTACCTGGGCGGAGAG TGGAGGCGAGATGTTGCTTTTGCTGGTTTTGAGGTTACGATACAGATGGATATTTCGGCTCAGAAGATGATATATGGAGTTTCTGGCATTGATCCTGGAAGGAGAGAGGAATTGATTAAG GTTTTAGATAttgatctttcatggagaatgcATAAAGCATCAGATGGTCAAAGAAGACGAGTTCAAATTTGCATGGGCCTTCTTAGACCATTTAAG GTCCTTCTTCTGGATGAGATTACCATTGACCTAGATGTGCTGGCAAGGGCCAATCTTTTGAGATATCTTAAGAAGGAATGTGTAGAAAGAGGAGCAACAATTATTTATGCAACACATATTTTTGATGGCCTTGAAGATTGGCCATCGCATATT GTATATGTTGCACATGGAAAATTGCAGTTGGCATTGCCTTTGGGAAAAGTGAAAGAAATGAGTAATTTATCTCTAATG AGAACAGTGGAAAGTTGGCTTAGGAAAGAGAGGGATGAGGataggaagagaagaagggaaaggCAGGAGAATGGTCTTCCAGAACATGATAAGCCAGTTGAAGGCAGCAGGGTTGTAGGAGACCCTGCTCGAAGGGCAGTTCAAGTAATGAACAATGGGTGGGATGCCGGGAGACTGCATTCCACCATAGCAGGCGAGGAAAATTTCTTCTTCAGTTCAAATCGTGTTCTCAGGCAATGA
- the LOC103700934 gene encoding WAT1-related protein At1g09380, protein MGGDCIPTLAMVLVQVGFAGLNVVSKLALDDGMSPYVMITYRQIVATLFIAPIAFFLERKTRMAISGKIIFQIFLCSLFGATANQLLYFLGLKYSTPTIASALNNMLPAITFVMAVPFRMETIGIRTLAGQAKVIGTVLCVGGSMEMTFYKGSLVKIWSSRIHWRYAEGMASSTGGSDDGRSMALGAALIIASCIAWAVWFIIQAKMSESFSSPYTSSALLCFMAAIQCLVIGAGVERKLSAWRLGWDIRLVTTLYNGVVGSALAVSLMSWCIEKKGPLYVSMFSPLQLVVVAVLGWAVLDERLYVGSVTGSILIVGGLYLVLWGKGRELKKLSNIGVKNLEEEVEEGGGSVAISMPMYRSPDHEARDGQPRDGPPN, encoded by the exons ATGGGTGGTGACTGCATCCCTACCTTGGCCATGGTATTGGTTCAAGTGGGCTTCGCCGGCTTGAACGTGGTGTCGAAGCTGGCCCTCGATGATGGCATGAGCCCCTACGTGATGATCACCTACCGTCAGATCGTCGCCACCCTCTTCATCGCTCCCATTGCCTTCTTCCTTGAGAG AAAAACTCGCATGGCGATTTCGGGCAAAATTATCTTCCAGATTTTCCTGTGCTCGTTATTTGG GGCTACAGCGAATCAGCTATTGTACTTCCTTGGGCTCAAATATTCGACGCCGACGATTGCATCTGCCCTCAACAATATGCTGCCGGCCATCACGTTCGTCATGGCCGTTCCTTTCAG GATGGAGACGATAGGGATCCGAACGCTGGCAGGGCAAGCGAAGGTGATCGGGACAGTGCTGTGCGTAGGTGGCTCCATGGAGATGACCTTCTACAAAGGAAGTCTTGTGAAGATTTGGTCGTCTCGCATCCACTGGAGGTATGCCGAGGGCATGGCATCCAGCACTGGTGGCTCCGACGATGGACGGAGCATGGCCCTGGGTGCCGCCCTGATCATCGCAAGCTGCATAGCTTGGGCTGTCTGGTTCATCATTCAG GCTAAGATGAGCGAAAGCTTCTCTTCTCCTTATACAAGCTCggctttattgtgcttcatggcggCCATTCAGTGCTTGGTTATAGGAGCCGGGGTGGAGAGGAAGCTCTCAGCATGGAGACTCGGTTGGGACATCAGACTGGTAACTACACTTTATAAC GGCGTAGTTGGCTCAGCGTTAGCAGTTTCACTGATGTCCTGGTGCATAGAGAAGAAAGGTCCTCTGTATGTCTCGATGTTCAGCCCGTTGCAGCTCGTCGTCGTCGCAGTCCTTGGATGGGCAGTCCTTGATGAGAGGCTCTATGTTGGAAG TGTTACAGGCTCGATCCTAATAGTTGGAGGACTATACTTGGTTCTTTGGGGAAAgggaagagaattgaagaagcTGAGCAACATAGGTGTGAAGAACTTGGAAGAGGAGGTTGAGGAAGGAGGAGGCAGTGTGGCCATTAGCATGCCCATGTATCGCAGTCCTGATCATGAGGCCCGAGATGGCCAACCTCGTGATGGTCCACCGAATTAG